Within Carassius auratus strain Wakin unplaced genomic scaffold, ASM336829v1 scaf_tig00216631, whole genome shotgun sequence, the genomic segment TCGGCAGGGCAACGCGTGTCGCTGATCATGGGTTGCAACCGCAGATTCCATCAGTATTGTCTCTGAGAAATGGTTTGCTGGGGCAGAGGTAGTGAATGTCTTTAGTTAGGGTGCACATGTGCAGGTTTGGGGCTAAGTACAGCTGGGTGTTGCTGTCATGGTACGCCACCACCTCAGGGGTACGTATCTTGATATGAGTGTTATCCTTCCAGAACCCCACATTAACAATGTCTTTGAGTCTGTAGATTCGGCTTGACTCTATGATGGGTAAGTTCAGGAGGAAACTCATCTCCTTCTGCTCAGGATCCACGTAAAGGGGAATAGCACTACCTAGAGAGTAGGCAAGGTGGATTTGCATAGGATCAGTGGGTGTGGTGATGGCGGAAGCCAGCACATCTTGCACCAAGCTTAGGGGTATCAGGTATGGTGGAATTCTTCCCATGGCTAGACTGTCGATGGAAGAACTCACTTCCCGTAGCATGTCAGTCATTAATGCTGTGACCAGCTGCGTTTGGGCAAAGTCATTCTGGAACACAGTGAACAGCTGTTTCATGGAGTTCATGGTCTGGTTCAAAAGCACGCTGTGGGTGTTGAGAATGACCACCGTTCCTTTCAAAGTCTTTCCAATGGTTTGCAAGGATGCACTCTGTGTAGTGAGTTGCTCTTTTAGCTGTGGAAGTTCAGTCTGAATTTCAGCCACATGCCGTCTCACAGTGGCTATAtttactgcattgacactggacataccaaTGTTGAACAGAGTTCCCACAGCAGCGGCGGCTCCGAGCAGCGCTCCCAGGAAACGTTTGGGGCGGCGGTTGTGTCCACCTAGTTCCGCCTGGGTAACAGTCATCTTCTCAAGTTGGTTGAGCATGTGCTTGACATCGGCCTCGGCGTGCTGGAGGGAATCCTCTGTCCAACGGGCACCGGCCCAGCTGTACTGGGCTACTGCGCGGGGGTAGTGTGCTCTGTAGACGTTGCGGGGGTCGAGTCGAACGTATACTTTCTGGGTGTACGTCCGACAATTCGTGATCAGGAGTCCCGGTTGCTCTCTCAATACAATGCCCGAGGCAGGACCCGGTGTGATAATGTCTGATGACGGCTGGCCTCTGGTTGACTGGAGGCACAGGATGAGaatccacagcagcatcctgttacaggcc encodes:
- the LOC113098735 gene encoding uncharacterized protein LOC113098735, giving the protein MLLWILILCLQSTRGQPSSDIITPGPASGIVLREQPGLLITNCRTYTQKVYVRLDPRNVYRAHYPRAVAQYSWAGARWTEDSLQHAEADVKHMLNQLEKMTVTQAELGGHNRRPKRFLGALLGAAAAVGTLFNIGMSSVNAVNIATVRRHVAEIQTELPQLKEQLTTQSASLQTIGKTLKGTVVILNTHSVLLNQTMNSMKQLFTVFQNDFAQTQLVTALMTDMLREVSSSIDSLAMGRIPPYLIPLSLVQDVLASAITTPTDPMQIHLAYSLGSAIPLYVDPEQKEMSFLLNLPIIESSRIYRLKDIVNVGFWKDNTHIKIRTPEVVAYHDSNTQLYLAPNLHMCTLTKDIHYLCPSKPFLRDNTDGICGCNP